The nucleotide sequence GCAAGTATGATTAAGGCCAGCCTGCTTTTCACTGTGAACGGTTGTCATTTTGGGATACAAAAGAACTCTAGATCAAAGTTTGATTCCCCTTCAAACCTGGCAAGAATTAGTACTGTTAGCTTTCATGTAAATGACAATTTTCCTTCAATTTTTTTCTCCCCGAGTTATAAGGGGTGATTCGCATTTAATTTCAATAAAAGAAATTACTGACATTTAGGACGTATGTCCAGTATTCTCAGGCCTTGGGAGGAACTAAGTCTTAGAAATGCCAATTCAAAATGGAAAAAGCAAAGCACTTCAAAATCATAAGGTTGGAAAAtgaattgtttcttttttccaagACCCAACAACTACATCACTAGGCCATATTTGCCAATGAACTGTATCTAGTATCTGCCAACAATGCCCCTCTGCTATCATAATAGGAAAAACATCTCTATGGTTTAGGCAGAAGAATGAATAAGTGTCTCTCATTAAAATGCTAGGTTAGTAGGGGACACTTAAATCTTCCAGGACACTTGGCTAATGACCAGAACAATCACTATTATTGGACAACAAATAACTTCAGGAGACTTGAGCATGAAGTTATGGAATGGTTCCTCTTAGGTTATGGAAgcaggaggtttttaagcagaagttggatggccatctgacatggatgcttcagttgagattctgcattgtaggggtttgggtcccttccaaaacTACAGTTCTATGTTAAATTCTAGTTTATCAGCAAATATGATTCTATTCATTTAGGGATTCTATTCACTGGGGATTTCTGTCCTACTATTActttaatgtgtgacattgtGAGGGGAAGTTGCTACTCTCTTAATCTGAGTGCTATGAAGAACAGACACAGACTGCACCCTCCTTCAATACAGTctacctccaccccccccccatgcctacaGGTGCACATTTATCTTCCAACTGAGGGCAATACTTCATGCATCTGAAGAAGCAGACTCTGGTTCATGAAGTTATGCCTCTATCCTAATGGTTTGGGATAGGGTACGCAAAAGCCTAGCTGTGTCCCAAGGATGCCAGAAAAGGAAGACGATCTCTGGTTCATTATCTATTACACTTAGAATCCAGTTCACCTGTGCTAAAAAATGAGCATTTAACATTATATGCCACAGCTATTGCTGACAACTGTGAGCACAATCCAGTGCTTCCAGCATGCAAGCAAGgagagtgggaggaaagaaaaggatCCGGTACTTTAGATGACGGATGCAAAGCAATTGGGCAAGATGTTCTGATAGCTAACTCTCAGAGCAACACTTTTAAGACACACGAGATATTTGGAAATCTCATCCAATTCTGCTGAGATGCTGTCTGAGCTTTTAATCAGAAGAATGGTTTCACAAGAGTAGAATTCTGTTAACTTCTGATAAGAATACCCCCCTTCAACTGTACTGAGTTAATTTATACATAAAAGTAGGTTACAACTGTGtatttgccaagtggaaagtACCAAACTCTTGTTCCCTTCAAACAGCAGAAATAGTGACTCCTGCTATTTTTTGTTTGGGCATGTGACACATTCTGAGTGAGAAGAACATTGCCTTTTTGAATTAATAAACCCACTGGGCATCATAACTCCAATCAGCAGGTTATGGCTGACAAaacatttgcattttcaaaggaAACTCAAGATGTAAACTGTACACTCTCTTTTTTCAGTTGAAACATTGCCATatttatatacacatacacaatacaatacagaaaacTGGCAGGTGTTCTACTTGGTGatcaaatataaaaacaacaccCAAGTCCTGTGGGCTTGCAAGTTCTTTCATAAAAGTTACTGCCCCAGAAAAGAGGCCATAGGATCATCTGGCCGCTGGCGCTTCATTCGATAAgcttccatttcctcctctgtTGGTTCTCGGCTTTCATACATGCTGTTATATGGCCTCTTTCTCTCATCTAATTGCATTATTTCTTTCACGTGAAGGAGACGGGCTTCTTCAGCATTCAGTGcctaaaggaaaacaaaacacaatccatAACTATGTGACAATATTAGTTTACAGAAGCCAGCAAGATCCAATACAAGGAGTGAGGTTTCATTAAATGATAGGCAGGGATGGAGAGAAATTGTCTGCAGCATTGATTGATCATGTGGCATAAAGTAGGTTTAGCCCATGGGATTCCAACTGTTGGCTACTGGTCCAAACACTGTCACAAGTATTCACCCAAAAGAGTATGACTAAAAAGTCACCAAGTTGTATTCAACACTTTACATCTGCTAACAAAAGGAATCCATCGGTTTGAAAATTACCAATACAGGTAAGCAAGAATAATGAAGCTGGCAGATTATTCTTATTTCAAGCATACCTTCTTTAatttttcctgtttctttctATCTTCTTCACTATCAGAACCTGTACTCTTcttgtgctttttcttctttttcttcttctcctctttttGTTTTTCCTGATGCATCTGCAGAGGGTGGAAAAGAGCAATAGTATTCGGAGGCAGTCCCACAACTTGCAGTAAACGAACCTAGGGACTTTTTGAGACTTTGAAGGATGAAATGTTACATGGGCTCTGCTTTCTTATTTTGAATAACCACTAGACTGATCTTGCAGTTAAAGAGAACTATTCCTCTATATCAGTAGTGGGGAACTTCCGGCCCACAAGCCAAATTAGGCCTGGCGGGGGTTTCATTGGGCCCATGGGACAGTTTCCCTTAAACCACATCCATCTGCTGCACACCAGGCGTATGTAACACCAGGTGTGGAGCAAGTAAAGACACAGCTGCAAAGGAACGATTAAAGGGCGCTGCCAATTGTTTCTCGCTAAGCAGGACTTGCATTCGGCACCTTTAAAATTTGATGCCAAATACAAGCTCCGCTGAGATTAGTGTCATTAAAGAACTCCTGCTCTGAGCTCCCAAGCGCAACTGATTCCTGCCAAAAGCAGAGGTTTTAATCAGCGTCACTTAGCTGATTGGCACTGACCACAACCCCAGCTGGTATTGGCTGCAGCGACCTTTCTTTGCAGCCTGACTTGAGTTCAAGTTCGTCTGCAAAGAAAAACAACTTCACCCAGTGATGGCAGGTGACCTGCAGTGGGCATGGAGATCTGGCCTGCTGGCTGCAtgcagttccccattcctgctctacaAACTAAAATTATCTCTCTTCCCCTTGACACACCAgtaggattttcttttctttctttctttttgtaaagggAAGCAGGCAGGAGAAAAAGGCAACCTACCTCCACTAGAGTTCTTTGTTTGGTCACGTACTCTTCCTCAGGCACTTCAATGGGCAATTCCTCATCAGCGTTCTGTAGAGAGAATAAACAGGAGAGAAAATAAAATTCAACAGGAGAAACAAGTATTAGCCTGGTTTTTTAAAACTTAGAAGCGGAAAATTTATTTCTCAGGCCAGTTCTTACAGCAATTTCTCTTCCAGCTTCTCCGGTGCAATACGAATACTTTACAAATGAGTAGCAGCATTTGTATCCCCATTTGCCTTCTTTCCAATAGGAACCCCAAATGCACTGCaggggaaataaaaagaaaagcaaaatcaGTTACTTTTACCACCATCGCTTGTGCTGATGTAAAGTTACAGAATTATATAAATGTTGTTCAGGATACAACTAAGCTTTTGAGAAATATTACTTTCCCTGAAATCATGGAATCTACTTACAGAGGATTTATTAAACATCTATTAAAGTCAAATCTTCAACTTAGGAAAGatttgttgcactcagatcctgcttgttggcttcccagaggcatctggttggccactgtgagaaaaggctgctggactAAGGGTTAGAGCAACTGCCCTAcgaggaaaggttgcaacatctggggcaacccagagtTCAGCCCTTTTGATGTTTTAGTTTACTTGACTGAGTTACTGAATATATGCATAATTCTGCTGCCAAAATGGAACATAAAGCGCTTCATTTTTGCTGAACTGCGCCCTGAACAGATGTACAGTAGCTGCAGATTTtgaaaactgattttttaaagttTCCAAGTCAAATATTTGCAAAGTGAAACGATGGGGCTGGATCTAGATGTCACCCTACGTTCAAGGAAGGTTCCTTCTGCCCACAATAAGCGGAAGGAGGGAAGGCAGCTTTTATTGCTTGTCCCTGCAAAGGAATCATTGTAATAAGTAACTTTTAAAACTAACTGCTTTACAGTGGAATAGTGACTATGTAAGCACAGGAGAACTCAACTCATACCTATGAACTGCATGCAGGCCAGAATCTGGCTGCTTGCAGCTGAAGGGGAGCACAGCTCAGAATTAATTCTGAGCAGTAGAACCCTTATTCAAAAATATAAAGTGTAGCCTTATTTTTAGTAAGGTTTCCTGTTCTTGGTTACTTACTGTGTGGTTGTTGATAGTTACATCTTCCTCATATTTAGAACGAGCAACAGCCTTCTCTTGGCCTTTAATAACTGTTCCATGTCTAGAATATTCCACATAATCTTCCGTCTGAGCAAGCAGTAACTCAGGCGGTGGGGCATCCAGATGTTCTTGTCCCCCGTACTGTTAAGAAATAAAGTTTGGAAAAATCTTTAGCAAAGGATTATCTACAGTTTAACTATACAGTTTTTTACTAATCAAGAATCCCTATCTGGATATTACAGGAAACACTATACTTATATACAGGCAACCCGATTTGCACGGGGTTGTGTTTCTGGTCAGTAGAGCACACAGAAGCCTGTCTTGCCCCTGTCCTGCCATTAAAATGACCCGCGTGTCGGCGGTTGTGCATCAATTGTACGTGCGCAAAATGGTCATCGCCTGTCCACTGTGCTCTTTTAAAAGAGTTCATGTGCATGTGTATTGAAAGCATTTTCAAATTTCTCTTCAGTAGAATAGAACACACCAACACAAGCAAAACTGCATAAAATTctagcagtattttttttaaagcaaatgcacAGCAAGGTTAGACTATAAATCTATTTCCACCTCAAAAATCAATTGGTTTGTGAACCTATTTACTCCTTGTGAGTTGTATTCTTTTAAGGGGCTTaaatgaaggggttttttttatttataaaacctTACAAATTTATAAAACCTTACAAATTGGCCCACGGTTCTGTTCAAAATATGTAATTCAGTAAATCTTGCTTGCTGCATTTCTGATTGTCTACAGCTACTAGTCTGGTGCTTACATATGAGGCTGATTTACCTTCTCCAGGatgctttctttctgctgctCCTTGAAGTCTTCTTTTTTCACTTTGAAGGACTTATACAAGAGTTCAAGTTTTGTAGGATCTGCCTGAAGATGAACTTCAGAGCCTTTTTCATAGGCTTCCCAGGCAAACACTTTTAAGGAATTAAGGAGAGAGAATGTTTGCAATAACTAtttgctgacacacacacacacacacacacacacacacagacaacacacacacacacttcagggtATAAACTGGTTTTGCTCTCAATATGAACCAAATAATTTTGGTTCATATTTGGGGAAGTGGGGGTAAAGGAAGACAAGGCAAAGGGTAAGGTTCTTTCTGTTTTTACCCTTCCCTTCTACTCCCATGAATTATTCTCAGCTTCACAGAGCCAGTTCTAGGAACAGCTGCCATGAACTCTCTAGGCTTGGCTCTACTGAGCCAGCTTCAAGAACAGCCCACAACATCACTGTCCATCTGCTTAAGTTGGCCTGGAACCCACTTGCTTTGAGCAGAGGGTTCATGGTTTCCAAGGGGCAGAGGAAAGAGAGCTGCCTTGGAGAATTATCTAAGGATACAAAGGGGACATCAGGCTTGGAGGACACCTGCAtcactgcagcccccccccccattttataccCCATGCTGAAGGGAAGTGagtgagcaaacaaacaaacaaacaaacaaacaaacaaacaaacaaacaaacaaacagctactTCCTTTCAGCCTAACTCCTGGCCTCAGAAGCCTAAGAGAACTCACAACTGCATGATGCTCTCTGCAGCCAGTGTTCCTTTGGCAGTATGGAGGCACAAATGCACCCCTTAGCacagtttgttttcctttttttgaggGCAAGGGGAGGTATGCAAGGGGGAACGTTGAAAaaccccaacatttctctaaaaattttttttggggggacggtTTCCTCTGAATAAGGACCCTTTCCCTCTATTTGCCCAAAATTGAAACTCCCCTGAAGATTAAACCGAGAATAGTTCCTTCCACTGCCAAAAGCAGGTTTCATTAAGTAGTAGTAGATGGTACAACGGAAGAAAACATGACTGGCAGATTCAGTACTTACGCTGAGTTTGCGCCATAGAAATGGTAGCCCCCGTGTAACGAACGAAGTTGTCACCTGCGTAGCTGACCCTGGAAGGAAAGACCTTGTAAGTAACCAGGATGCACAGGAAGTATGAGTGGTTTTACATTACAATATGAGTTCGTTCTTCTTTGTTAGGACACTTTCATTGAAAGGAGCCATTCCCATGTTTGCAAAGATGTGCTTCAATGAGCAACACAAGTCCCTGCACCACCCCCAAAAGCAACACAAGTGATGAGTTCTGCCATAGATCTGTAAAATCCAGCCTGCTTCTTGCGTCTCTGAGGAGACTCAACTGCATGCATCAGCTTTTCAGGCAATATGCTTGTAATCAGAGCAATTATCCATTATCAAAATGCAGTATGAGAAACAACTTTCAGATTAAAACCACACACACGAAAGGAATGTACTGCGACCCTCCTGCAACAGAGCTTTCTTACACAGCATCTGGGGCCCACATTTGTTGGTGACTTACAAGCCAGCCTCTATTTATGCTCACCACCAACCCTCTCCCATCCCCATGAAAGTCCTCCCAAGTGTGCTGTGGGTCTTAGAGGCAGGGGTTTCTCTCACCAGTCCTGAGCTGTAGATAACAAACCACACAAGAGATTTCAGCTCTTTTACTTTCCCCAAACTGCAACTCAAATGAGAAAACCATGTCTATCACTGAACCTTCTGGCTATATACAGAAGGCTTGAAAGGAAAGCATGGTCTCATCTCAAGCTTGGCTACGGTAACAAGCAGCATGAGAGACTCAGGTAATTTTTTATTTACTCCTTACTCCAGCACAAAGTAAAGCTTGGATGAAAGAGAGGTAAGCTTTTGGGTATCAGTCCCCACAGAAGCTCAAGAGCACTTGCCCCTAGTGGGATAGCACATGGATATGTGAATGTCTGTGCAGCATTTAGCTATTCTGCTAAATAAAGGGGGACTAATCATTCAACAGAATAATTAATTTCAACCAAATGATTTGGGGCAATGGAGATGTCAAATCCAATTTCTTTCCATGGGTGAAATCCAACAGTGCTTCTTCACCAGTGGAATGGAATTGTTGGTAGAACAGATTCACCCCTCCCCCCACTTGCACGCCCTAAAACCTGGTTTGGAAAATCTCTGGCAGATAGAGAAAAGGGAGGTCCATTCACGAGGTTTTGGATGCCACCCAGGAAACCCCCAGTATCAGATTAGTACTAATGAAAGCTTTTCTCACAACTTCCACTGTCATGTATGGGTTTCACCGGTACCCAAATATTAATGTTTGAAAGGATGCACAAGACAGTTAAATTATCCAAGCGAGTTAGTTTCAAACTTACTCATCTGGATTCTTTCCGGCATTGGCATATGGATTCTCTCTCATTGCTCTGGTTTTAGGATCATAGTATGCAGAATTGGGATCAAGATTCCGCAAgtactgaaaaggcacgagaatACAGACTTGAAGCTTCAGTGCAGGTAACAGAGCCAACCATCCCTTGAAGATCTCTTAATGCCAACTCATCTATGCAGCTAATCAAATCCTCATTTTATTTTAAGTTAAATGGATTTCTTAATGTCACTAAGCAATTAATTTTCAGTTAAGGATGAGAAATCTAAAAGAGACTATTGGTTGCATATATTAATTAATAAAGCTTGATTGAAGGCAAGAAGAATGTTGTGTAATTTTCTTAATCCAACAGTAAAACACAGACAGCAGCTACACAACGACAAGGCTTAATGTGAATCTGCTTACTTTAGCGATATCCTCCCGAATACGCAGGTTTCGGACAGTAATACGCCTTTTGGAGTCAAAATTCTGTCCAGGCATATCaatgtcatctgcatatttgtcttcatcttcatcttcactgTTATGATCTCTTTCCTGAAAACACAGCAAGATGTATTATTCAAAAGAGCAGTAGGTGTAGAACTCATTTGCACAATTAATCTAAAATGCAAAGATCTTTaagctattttaaaaattcacacaATTTTATTAGcgctctgtaaataaataaaaaaacaat is from Podarcis muralis chromosome 2, rPodMur119.hap1.1, whole genome shotgun sequence and encodes:
- the SLU7 gene encoding pre-mRNA-splicing factor SLU7, with translation MESGSMETIAANPPGGSNGLEEPKKMTREDWRKKKELEEQRKLGNAPAEVDEEGKDINPHIPQYISSVPWYIDPSKRPTLKHQRPQPEKQQEFTFLGEWYKRGVKENSHATKYRKGACENCGALTHKKKDCLERPRKVGAKFTGTNIAPDEHMQPQLMFDYDGKRDRWNGYNPEEHMKIVEEYAKVDLAKRSLKVQKLQEELASGKLTEQVNSPRHRWGEEEPNSQTERDHNSEDEDEDKYADDIDMPGQNFDSKRRITVRNLRIREDIAKYLRNLDPNSAYYDPKTRAMRENPYANAGKNPDEVSYAGDNFVRYTGATISMAQTQLFAWEAYEKGSEVHLQADPTKLELLYKSFKVKKEDFKEQQKESILEKYGGQEHLDAPPPELLLAQTEDYVEYSRHGTVIKGQEKAVARSKYEEDVTINNHTCIWGSYWKEGKWGYKCCYSFVKYSYCTGEAGREIANADEELPIEVPEEEYVTKQRTLVEMHQEKQKEEKKKKKKKHKKSTGSDSEEDRKKQEKLKKALNAEEARLLHVKEIMQLDERKRPYNSMYESREPTEEEMEAYRMKRQRPDDPMASFLGQ